From Erythrobacter sp. YJ-T3-07:
GCGCGCCGTATCGAACTTGCCAGCGAACCCGATCCCGACGGTTCCACCGGCCCGCGCCTGTGGCTGTTGTTGCGCGAGCTTGGCTACATGATCGAACCCGTGCGCCGCCTTTACCGCAGCCTGTTCAAACCGTTCCGGATCGCCAAGGCGCAAACCCCGCGGATGGTGATGGTGCTGCCCGGTTTCGGGACCAACCCGATCAAGATGCGCTATTTTGCGCGGCGACTGGAAGACGCGGGCCATACGGTCAAGCGCTGGGGCTGTGGCTATAACTGGGGCTTTTCGGAAGAGCTGTTCAGCCAGCTGGAAAACCGCCTGCTCGACCTGCACAAGCGGGCGGGCGCGCCGGTGGTGCTGGTCGGCTGGAGCCTCGGCGGGCTCTACGCGCGCGAACTGGCCAAGCGTCAGCCCAATGCGGTGGCGAAGGTGATTTCGATGGGCTCGCCCTTTTCGGGCAATCTGCGCGCGAACAATGTGTGGCGGATCTATCAGGCGGTTGCCGGCCACCGGATCGCCGATGTGAAGATCGCCGCGCAGCTTTCGCGCAAACCCCCGGTCGAAACCGTGGCGCTGTGGAGCCCGCGCGATGGGGCGATCAGCCCGCGCTCGGCCGCCGGCTACCCGGGCGAGCGCGACCGGGCGGTGGCATTGCGCTGCAGCCACATGGGCTTTTCTTATTCACCCGAGGCGATCCGTGCGGTCGCCCGCGAGATAGACTGGGCCGACGAGAACTGACTAGCGGCAGAAGCTGCTGTCGCCGACTTCCAGATGCAGATGATCGGCATGTGCCGCGTTGTAATCGGGGCTGAGCACGGTGCCGAAGCGCTTGCAGGCGCTCTCGCGGACCACTCGTAAAAACTGCCGCTCGTCCGAGTTGCCGCCCTGCCAGTCCCCGATCACCGAAATGCGCCGCCCGTCTTCGAGCACGAAGGCTGCGACGTCGATCGCCTCTGCCCGCGCGTGGGCGGAGCGCCTGCTGGTGCCCGCGACGTTGCGGCACGAATAGCTGCCCATCGTCTCGATCCGGGCGAGCGGACTGCCGAGATAGGCACGCGCGGCGCGATCCACGCCGTAGCGGACCCAGCCTGCGAAGGTGCTCGCGGTCTGGCAGGTGACCGGTCCGATATTGGCGATTCCGAAGCGGCCCGCATCGCCCCGCAGATCGCTCAGCGAGACGGTATCGATCCGGGTGCAGCCGGGCGCGTCATAGGCATTCGGCAGAGGTGAGAAACTCGCGCCCGTGGCACCCAGTTTTGCGAGACATTGCTGGCCGATCAGGCTCGGCGCGACGGCGCCCGTCTGCGGGGCGCTGGTAGGGGTGCGCGGTCCCGGCCGGTCGGCGCGACCGCCACCGCTCGGCAGCAGTTGGCAGCCGGAAAGGCCGATCGCGATGCAGGCCACAAGAAGGGATCTCGATAGGTGCATGACGGTGCGATCATGGTCGGGGCTTGGTTAACACCGGCCTAAGATCGGGGGATCGGAAACATTCGCGGGGGCCGCCCATTGCCAAGGTGACGCAGACAGAAAGAGGAATGCATGCAACGCTTTACCGACCGCACCGTGATCGTGACCGGATCTTCCAAGGGGATCGGCGCAGCCATTGCCCGCCGCTTTGCGCAGGAGGGTGCCAATGTGGTCCTCAACAGCCGCAGCCGCGATGATCTGGAGGAGGTTGCCAGCGATCTGGACGATGCCCGCACCCTGTTGGTGGAGGGGGACGTGTCAGACGCCGCCTTCGCGAAGGAGCTGGTCGCGCGCACTGTCGAGCGGTTCGGCGGGCTCGATTGCCTGGTCAACAATGCGGGTACCGCGACGGCAGGCCCGCTGGCCGACGCGAGCGACGAGGATATCGACAAGGTGATCGATATCAACGTGAAGGGCGTCCTGTACCTGTGCCGCGACGCGATCCCGCATCTCGCCAAGAGCGACGCGCCCGGCGGTGGCTCGATCGTCAACACGTCCAGCGTTTCGGGCACCGGTGGCGACTGGACCATGCCGATCTACAACGCGAGCAAGGGCGCGGTGACGAACCTGACGCGCGGCCTTGCGCTGCAACTGGGCAATCAGGGCATCCGCGTGAACGCGGTGTGCCCTTCGCTGACCAAAACCGAGATGAGCGAGGGCATCCGTGACAACGACGAGTTGTTCGACGCCTTCCTGCGCCGCATCCCGCTGGGCCGGGCGGGCGAACCGGAAGACATTGCAGCGGTCGTCGCCTTCCTCGCCAGCGAGGATGCGCGCCATGTCACCGGTGTGAACCTGCCCGTGGATGGCGGGGTCAGCGCGTCCAACGGCCAGCCCAATTTCCAGGCGTTTCAGTCGTAGCGGAAGAAGCTGAGGATCAGCACGTCGAGATCGCCGCTGGGCTCGAAATCTGTCTTCCTCACCTCGAACCGGGTCGAGCCGGTCTTCGTCACTCCGTCCATGCAGAAGCTGACGAGATTGTCGGGCGATCCCTTGTCGACCACCAGCCGGAAATCGCGGATCGGCCCGCTCCAGTTGGCGCCCGAGGAGAGGACGTAGCTTAGCCAGGTCTCGCCCATGTAGGTCTGCTTCGCCTCATCGCCGCTGGGATTGGCAACCCGTTTGTCCACTCCGGCAAGGATGCTGTCGTCGAGGCAGTATTTCGTGCGGTACTCGGTCAGGATGCTGTCGAAATCGTCGCTGCGATATTGCGGGTAGAGCGCGCTTCCCGCGCTCCCGCCGACCAGCGGCACATATTCATGACGCACCGCGACCTTGCTGTTCGGTTCGAACGTCTGTTCGCGCACGAAGTAGGTGACCAGATCCCACGCGGGCACCGCCTGCTCGCCGAACAGCGGGTCGCGCACCGCCCATCCCTCGGCCAGCAGCGGGGCAAGCTCTGCTTCGGAAAGCTCCGCAAAGGGGTTGAGCTCGTCGGCGAGCGCCCATGCTGCGGGCCATCCGCGGCTGGCGATCAGATCGGTGACGTCGCGCGTGCCGATCATCGCGCGGTCGATCTGCTGGAGACGGACAGGGCGACCATCGACATGCGTCGCGAAGTCGAAGCCGGACCAGTTTTCGGTGTTGTCGTAATAGACATCGCGCGCGACCAGGCCGCGCGGTTGCGCCGGCATGGGGAAGGCGATCGTGGTGGTGACGTACTCGTCGGTCGGGTTCTCGAACACGTAGTCGACCGTCACCAGCTCGGCGGAGAGATAGAGGTCTTCCTTGAGCAGGCGCAGCGCGCTCGACGGCTTGAGCACGATCCCGCCGAGGCCGATTTCGGCTTCGGAATCGTTCGCGGCGATCGGGCCTGCCAGCAGCAGGCCCATCGCTGCCAGCAGCGCGGCGCGCGGCATCACACGTGCAATCATGTTCGACGAACTCCCCGACTGCGCGACCCTGTGCGAATATAGCACGCAGGCACAATCCGTGGCGAGTGGTCAGGAATCGGGCGCGTCGCTCTGTTCCCACAACTCGATCTTCACCCCGTCCGGGTCGAGCAGCCAGGCGAACTTGCCATAGCCTTCATCGACCTGGCCGAAAATCTCGACGCCCTTGGCCTTCAACTGCTCGACCATCGCGTCGCAATCATCGACCCTGAGGTTGATCATGAAGCCGCCCTTGCCGGGTTCGATATACTTGTCGTCCGCGAAGTGGCTGATCAGTGAGTAGGGCGCTGCGTGCGGCTCGTCCGACCAAGGGATCTGCGGGCCGTAATCGCCGGTCACGCCGAGCATCTCCTCGTACCACTGCCGTGTCGCAGCGGGATCTTTCACGACGTAGAATACGCCGCCCAGGCCCGTCACTTTCGCCATCTCGTCATCCTCTTCCTGCGCGACCTTTCGCTATTCTACCGCACCTGTGGCCGTGCACCTAACGCGCATCTTGACGCGAATCATTTAGGCATTTAGCTAAATGCCTATGAACAAGGTCTTCGATGCCCTTTCGCACCCCATCCGGCGGGAAGTGCTCGAACTGCTCAAGTCTGGCGGGATGACCGCGGGCGATCTCGCCGATCGCTTTCCCGTGTCCAAGCCGACCATGTCAGGCCACTTCGCCAAGCTGAAGGAAGCCGGTCTGATCCAGGGCGAAAACCGCCGGGGATCGGTGGTCTACACGATCAACATGTCCACGCTCGAAGAGACGCTGCACGGTTTCATGGGACGGGTCGGGATCGGGGCTGCACCGCACTCCGTGTCTCAGCGCGATGATCTGAATGGAAAGGAAGGCACATGAAGGTACGATCGCTGTTGCTGGTCAATCTGCTGCTCGTCGCGCTGATGGCAGGGTTTGCCTTCTGGGTTGCGGGCATCGCCCCCATGGGGATGGAATTGCCGACCCACTGGAACGCTGCGGGCGAAGTCGACCAGACGATGGCCCCGCTGCCAGCTCTGCTGATGCCCGCAGGTGTCTCCCTGTTCGTCGCGCTGGTCTTCGCGGTCACTCCGATGCTGGAACCGCTGCAGGACAAGCTCGACAAATCCGCCCCGCTGTTGCGCGCGGTATGGATCGGGATGATGGCGCTGTTCGTCGCCCTGCAGGGCATCATTGCGGCGCCGGTCTTCGGCTATTCGCCCGGTGCCGGGGCAATCATGCTGCTGGTCGGACTGCTGTTCGTGGTGATCGGCAACACGCTGCCCAAGTCGCGCCCCGGGTTCTTCGTCGGAATCCGAACACCGTGGACGATCACCGATGAAGACAACTGGGTCGCGACCCATCGGCTGGGCGGCAAGCTGTTCATGCTGGCGGGCGTCGCGCTCGTTATCGCGGCGCTGCTGGATGTGTCTGCCGGGCTGCGTCTGACCGTGATGCTCGGCGGGACGCTACTCGCCGCGCTGGTGCCGGTGATCTACAGCTGGTGGTTCTGGCGCAGCCACCGCCATGCCGGGAAGGAGGCGTAAGATGCGTGGAGCTACCACACTCGCGAGTGCGCTGATGCTCTCGGCGATGGCCGGTCCCTTGTCCGCGCAGGAGGCGATAACCACCACCCATGCCGGTTTGCAGGGCGACCTTGCCGGCACGCTGGAGGGCACGCTCGCGCAAGGGACACCTGCGGTGCTGATCGTGCCCGGCTCCGGCCCGACCGACCGCGACGGCAACAGCCCGCTGGGCATCGCGGCGCAGACCTACAAGCTGCTCGCCGAGGCGCTGGCGCAGCGGGGCATCGCCTCGGTCCGGATCGACAAGCGCGGGATGTTCGGCAGCGCGGCCGCGGTGCCCGATCCCAACGCAGTGACCGTCGAGGACTATGTCGCCGACATCGAAAGCTGGTCGGAGACGATGGCGACTCGCAGCGACGGGCAATGCGTCTGGCTGCTCGGCCATAGCGAGGGCGGCCTGATGACGATGGCGGCAGCGGCGAATGACCCTTCGCGCTATTGCGGGCTTTTGCTGGTGGCGAGTGTGGGGCGCAACCTGGGCGATGTCCTCAGGGCGCAGCTCGCCGCGAATCCTGCGAATGCTCCGTTACTGCCCGAGATCGATGCGATCATCGCGAAGCTGAAGGCGGGCGAGAGCGTTCCGGCTGCCGGGATGCATCCCGCACTCGTGCCGCTGTTCGCCCCGCAGGTGCAGGGCTTCCTCGGCAGCGTGTTCCGGCAGGAGCCGGCCGAGCTGATCGCCGCGCACGACCTGCCGGTGCTGATCCTCAACGGCACCGCAGACCTGCAGACGCCCGCCGCCGATGCGCAGGCGCTGGCGAACGCGCGGCCCGATGCAACGCTGGTGATTCTCGAGCGTGCGAACCACGTCCTCAAGCAGGTGCCGGACGACAGCCGCACGGCCAACCTTGCTACCTATGCCGACCCCGACCTGCCGCTCGCGCCCGGAGTGGTGGACGCGATCGCGCAGTTCGTGGCCGAGGAGGGCGCCAGCTAGGCGGCCTCACCCTCGACCGCGTAGTGGCCCAGATCCTCTTCCTTGGTGGCGAGGCTTACGAGCACGACCGCGATCATCGAGGCGATGAAGCCGGGGATG
This genomic window contains:
- a CDS encoding triacylglycerol lipase, with protein sequence MRGFFRIPQATAQPAPSTGVYGFTALADSEWARRIELASEPDPDGSTGPRLWLLLRELGYMIEPVRRLYRSLFKPFRIAKAQTPRMVMVLPGFGTNPIKMRYFARRLEDAGHTVKRWGCGYNWGFSEELFSQLENRLLDLHKRAGAPVVLVGWSLGGLYARELAKRQPNAVAKVISMGSPFSGNLRANNVWRIYQAVAGHRIADVKIAAQLSRKPPVETVALWSPRDGAISPRSAAGYPGERDRAVALRCSHMGFSYSPEAIRAVAREIDWADEN
- a CDS encoding extensin family protein, yielding MACIAIGLSGCQLLPSGGGRADRPGPRTPTSAPQTGAVAPSLIGQQCLAKLGATGASFSPLPNAYDAPGCTRIDTVSLSDLRGDAGRFGIANIGPVTCQTASTFAGWVRYGVDRAARAYLGSPLARIETMGSYSCRNVAGTSRRSAHARAEAIDVAAFVLEDGRRISVIGDWQGGNSDERQFLRVVRESACKRFGTVLSPDYNAAHADHLHLEVGDSSFCR
- a CDS encoding SDR family NAD(P)-dependent oxidoreductase, translating into MQRFTDRTVIVTGSSKGIGAAIARRFAQEGANVVLNSRSRDDLEEVASDLDDARTLLVEGDVSDAAFAKELVARTVERFGGLDCLVNNAGTATAGPLADASDEDIDKVIDINVKGVLYLCRDAIPHLAKSDAPGGGSIVNTSSVSGTGGDWTMPIYNASKGAVTNLTRGLALQLGNQGIRVNAVCPSLTKTEMSEGIRDNDELFDAFLRRIPLGRAGEPEDIAAVVAFLASEDARHVTGVNLPVDGGVSASNGQPNFQAFQS
- a CDS encoding DUF4424 family protein encodes the protein MIARVMPRAALLAAMGLLLAGPIAANDSEAEIGLGGIVLKPSSALRLLKEDLYLSAELVTVDYVFENPTDEYVTTTIAFPMPAQPRGLVARDVYYDNTENWSGFDFATHVDGRPVRLQQIDRAMIGTRDVTDLIASRGWPAAWALADELNPFAELSEAELAPLLAEGWAVRDPLFGEQAVPAWDLVTYFVREQTFEPNSKVAVRHEYVPLVGGSAGSALYPQYRSDDFDSILTEYRTKYCLDDSILAGVDKRVANPSGDEAKQTYMGETWLSYVLSSGANWSGPIRDFRLVVDKGSPDNLVSFCMDGVTKTGSTRFEVRKTDFEPSGDLDVLILSFFRYD
- a CDS encoding VOC family protein codes for the protein MAKVTGLGGVFYVVKDPAATRQWYEEMLGVTGDYGPQIPWSDEPHAAPYSLISHFADDKYIEPGKGGFMINLRVDDCDAMVEQLKAKGVEIFGQVDEGYGKFAWLLDPDGVKIELWEQSDAPDS
- a CDS encoding metalloregulator ArsR/SmtB family transcription factor; translation: MNKVFDALSHPIRREVLELLKSGGMTAGDLADRFPVSKPTMSGHFAKLKEAGLIQGENRRGSVVYTINMSTLEETLHGFMGRVGIGAAPHSVSQRDDLNGKEGT
- a CDS encoding SdpI family protein; protein product: MKVRSLLLVNLLLVALMAGFAFWVAGIAPMGMELPTHWNAAGEVDQTMAPLPALLMPAGVSLFVALVFAVTPMLEPLQDKLDKSAPLLRAVWIGMMALFVALQGIIAAPVFGYSPGAGAIMLLVGLLFVVIGNTLPKSRPGFFVGIRTPWTITDEDNWVATHRLGGKLFMLAGVALVIAALLDVSAGLRLTVMLGGTLLAALVPVIYSWWFWRSHRHAGKEA
- a CDS encoding alpha/beta hydrolase produces the protein MRGATTLASALMLSAMAGPLSAQEAITTTHAGLQGDLAGTLEGTLAQGTPAVLIVPGSGPTDRDGNSPLGIAAQTYKLLAEALAQRGIASVRIDKRGMFGSAAAVPDPNAVTVEDYVADIESWSETMATRSDGQCVWLLGHSEGGLMTMAAAANDPSRYCGLLLVASVGRNLGDVLRAQLAANPANAPLLPEIDAIIAKLKAGESVPAAGMHPALVPLFAPQVQGFLGSVFRQEPAELIAAHDLPVLILNGTADLQTPAADAQALANARPDATLVILERANHVLKQVPDDSRTANLATYADPDLPLAPGVVDAIAQFVAEEGAS